Proteins from a genomic interval of Pelagibaculum spongiae:
- a CDS encoding ATP-binding protein: MSLKPWREIARPHKDVLEGSFKQSEFAADITQVANGTATPEYQDAEKFFSRTFITEGMRLLLMSVAQRLSGTGGDPVIQLQTAFGGGKTHTMLAVLHLATSTVNSNKLEGIPPLLDQAGIQGLPKANIAVLDGINMSVSQGKKHGDIVANTLWGEMACQLLGDTGYEMLRASDQHGTAPGKDILYELLSKAAPCVVLIDELQKFFSDLKPGEQLNAGSYEANLKFIQALTEAFKMVPNAILLASLPESETEVGDTFGQKTLVALEKHFGRVESVWKPVATEEAFEIVRRRLFEFSGERSQIEGISRQFCDFYRNNASYFPVETQSNEYFERMCASYPIHPEIFDRLYEDWSTLDKFQRTRGVLQYMAVIIHRLWNDNNQDAVIMPGSLPLDDGLVRNKSIHYLPQGWEPVLEKEVDGIRSEPSAIDGKDTRFGSVQAARRTMRTIFLGSAPSTTDQVVKGLSIERVLLGAVQPEQVVALFEDVLKRLRDRLHYLYSDQNNYWLDTKPNLRREMESRKQNINKLTVNEELKKKVSAVFGNKSFFSGIHVFTNSVDVPDDYGNPRLVVLAPGESYSKRDTSSAISAAENILAHRGEQPRQKRNRLIFFAADADAVSRLRDTAKTHLAWREISFDIRDGKLNLDLFQASQAKKNTEVSEKSLRQMVREAYKWILCPVQNKATDKSIDWETESVSSNASNLVQEIEQKLVDQEWVVNNWSPIHLKQLLEQWYFKNSVSEVNALRVFHDCSHYLYMPRLINDSVFKAAISDGIGSTDYFGFASGKEEEKYLGFCFGSNGIVSLDSSCLFIEKNTATEYQEQIRPKIVVTPDSQPDPNPVSVPDHTNTISDTDDDPTILKPTPSTAKQRFYGGIDLNPVKAKMDFATIVDEIVEQFTVKYGVNVKISVEIEADYVDGFDERLQRTIKENCNTLKFKSSEFE; the protein is encoded by the coding sequence ATGAGCTTAAAACCATGGCGTGAAATTGCCCGCCCTCACAAAGATGTACTTGAAGGTAGTTTCAAACAATCAGAATTTGCTGCAGATATTACTCAAGTTGCCAATGGTACGGCGACGCCTGAGTACCAGGATGCGGAAAAATTCTTCTCGCGTACCTTTATTACCGAAGGTATGCGTTTGTTATTAATGTCGGTTGCCCAGCGATTGTCGGGCACTGGCGGCGACCCTGTTATACAGTTACAAACTGCATTTGGTGGTGGTAAAACCCACACGATGCTGGCTGTACTTCATTTAGCTACTAGCACTGTAAATTCAAATAAACTCGAAGGCATTCCTCCTTTATTAGACCAAGCAGGCATTCAGGGTTTACCTAAAGCAAATATCGCTGTGTTAGACGGTATTAACATGTCTGTCAGCCAAGGCAAAAAACATGGTGATATTGTCGCAAATACCCTATGGGGTGAAATGGCTTGTCAGCTACTAGGCGATACTGGTTATGAAATGTTGCGTGCAAGTGACCAGCATGGTACTGCACCTGGCAAAGACATTTTATATGAGCTGTTATCGAAAGCCGCACCTTGTGTGGTGCTTATTGATGAGCTGCAAAAATTTTTCAGCGATTTAAAACCCGGTGAACAATTAAATGCTGGCTCTTACGAAGCTAACTTGAAATTTATTCAAGCACTTACTGAAGCTTTTAAAATGGTTCCAAATGCTATTTTATTAGCATCGCTGCCTGAGTCTGAAACAGAAGTGGGCGATACATTTGGCCAAAAAACACTGGTTGCTTTAGAAAAACATTTTGGCCGCGTTGAATCGGTCTGGAAACCAGTTGCAACCGAAGAAGCTTTTGAAATTGTTCGTAGACGTTTATTTGAGTTTTCTGGTGAGCGATCACAAATTGAAGGTATAAGCCGTCAGTTTTGCGATTTTTACCGCAATAATGCGAGTTATTTCCCGGTAGAAACCCAGTCGAATGAATATTTCGAGCGCATGTGTGCTTCATATCCTATCCACCCAGAAATATTTGATCGGTTGTATGAAGACTGGTCCACACTGGATAAATTTCAGCGTACTCGGGGTGTTCTGCAATATATGGCCGTTATTATTCATCGGTTGTGGAACGATAATAATCAAGATGCTGTGATTATGCCTGGCTCTTTACCGTTAGATGACGGGCTGGTTCGTAATAAAAGTATTCATTATTTGCCCCAAGGCTGGGAGCCAGTGCTAGAAAAAGAAGTCGATGGCATTCGCTCAGAACCCAGCGCTATTGACGGAAAAGATACTCGCTTTGGTAGCGTTCAAGCTGCGCGCCGTACTATGAGAACCATTTTTTTGGGAAGCGCTCCCAGCACAACAGATCAGGTAGTCAAAGGGCTCTCTATAGAGCGTGTATTACTCGGCGCAGTTCAGCCGGAGCAGGTAGTCGCGTTATTTGAAGATGTGCTTAAACGTTTGCGCGATCGACTTCATTATTTATATTCTGATCAGAATAATTATTGGCTCGATACCAAACCGAATTTACGACGGGAAATGGAAAGTCGCAAACAAAATATCAATAAGTTAACGGTTAATGAAGAATTAAAGAAAAAAGTTTCTGCAGTTTTTGGCAACAAATCATTTTTTTCTGGCATCCATGTGTTTACTAATTCTGTAGATGTTCCCGATGACTATGGCAACCCCAGATTAGTCGTGCTGGCACCCGGTGAAAGTTACAGTAAAAGGGATACCAGCTCAGCTATTTCTGCGGCGGAAAACATATTGGCGCATAGAGGTGAACAACCTAGACAGAAACGTAATCGCTTAATATTTTTTGCTGCAGATGCTGATGCCGTGAGTCGATTAAGAGATACAGCTAAAACCCACCTTGCTTGGCGCGAAATATCATTCGATATTCGCGATGGCAAATTAAACTTAGATCTATTTCAGGCCAGCCAAGCCAAGAAAAATACGGAAGTTTCTGAAAAGTCTTTAAGACAAATGGTGCGAGAAGCCTATAAGTGGATTCTGTGCCCCGTGCAAAATAAGGCAACTGATAAAAGCATTGATTGGGAAACAGAATCAGTCTCTAGCAATGCATCTAACCTAGTTCAAGAAATTGAACAAAAGCTAGTTGACCAAGAGTGGGTTGTTAATAATTGGTCTCCTATTCATTTAAAGCAATTATTAGAGCAGTGGTATTTTAAAAATTCGGTTTCCGAGGTTAATGCGCTTAGAGTATTCCATGATTGTAGTCATTATTTGTATATGCCGAGACTGATTAACGATAGTGTATTTAAAGCAGCGATATCTGATGGGATAGGAAGCACTGATTACTTCGGCTTTGCTAGCGGTAAAGAAGAAGAAAAATACTTAGGTTTTTGTTTTGGCTCAAATGGTATAGTTTCTTTAGATAGTTCATGTTTATTTATTGAAAAGAATACTGCCACTGAATACCAGGAACAAATACGACCTAAAATCGTTGTCACCCCAGACTCACAACCTGATCCTAATCCTGTTTCCGTCCCTGATCATACAAACACTATCTCAGACACTGATGATGACCCCACAATCCTAAAGCCAACACCATCAACTGCAAAGCAAAGATTTTATGGTGGCATTGACTTGAACCCAGTAAAAGCCAAAATGGATTTTGCAACCATTGTGGATGAAATTGTTGAGCAATTCACTGTAAAGTATGGTGTTAATGTAAAAATTTCTGTTGAAATTGAAGCAGATTATGTTGACGGCTTTGATGAAAGGTTGCAAAGAACCATTAAAGAAAATTGCAACACTTTAAAATTCAAAAGCTCAGAATTTGAATAA
- a CDS encoding TIR domain-containing protein, with amino-acid sequence MPTPHVFISYAGDDFAAVETVKSIDSNPNNSIKFVDRSLAEPVRNANDDVIRRPPSDPASRAVKDAISPLLKNAGKLLVLIGSNTHSHEWVKWEIDTYRSLHPGNRSILLMRVPGEYNAGAPSNINIKPIDWNINDLKNWIFD; translated from the coding sequence ATGCCGACACCCCATGTTTTTATCAGCTACGCTGGCGATGACTTTGCTGCCGTAGAAACTGTTAAGTCTATTGACAGTAATCCTAACAATTCGATTAAATTTGTTGATCGATCACTTGCTGAGCCAGTTCGCAATGCAAATGACGATGTGATACGCCGCCCACCATCTGATCCGGCATCCAGAGCGGTTAAAGATGCGATTTCTCCCTTACTGAAAAACGCAGGCAAGTTGTTGGTTTTGATTGGCTCTAACACCCATAGCCATGAGTGGGTTAAGTGGGAGATAGACACCTACAGATCACTCCACCCTGGCAACCGCTCTATTCTATTAATGCGTGTACCCGGTGAATATAATGCTGGCGCTCCTAGCAATATCAACATCAAGCCGATTGATTGGAACATCAATGATTTAAAGAACTGGATTTTTGATTAA
- a CDS encoding glycine-rich domain-containing protein: protein MQTATIHLAKKLVLPAKISNIRIQELIAKGVHQKIAALDFSMIKMKLQEQDEGLDWDLNQCESAELEYKRYLTMCLKFGKGIVPNKIMDQFWHFHILDTRAYVQHCDEVFGHYMHHYPYFGMRGDEDATDLKTSFYSCQDMYQSLFNEPMARDEHTDCWHDCENRCWHACPSMSPDN from the coding sequence ATGCAAACTGCTACCATCCATTTGGCAAAAAAACTGGTTTTACCTGCTAAGATATCAAACATTCGAATTCAAGAACTTATTGCGAAAGGCGTCCATCAAAAAATTGCTGCGCTAGATTTTTCAATGATTAAAATGAAATTACAAGAGCAAGACGAAGGCCTTGATTGGGATCTTAACCAATGCGAAAGTGCCGAACTTGAATATAAGCGCTACCTGACAATGTGCCTAAAGTTTGGCAAGGGTATCGTACCCAATAAAATCATGGACCAGTTCTGGCATTTTCATATTTTAGATACTCGTGCTTACGTGCAACATTGTGATGAAGTTTTTGGCCACTACATGCATCATTATCCATATTTCGGCATGCGAGGCGATGAAGATGCAACTGATCTCAAGACTTCTTTTTATAGCTGCCAAGATATGTACCAAAGCTTATTTAATGAGCCTATGGCAAGAGATGAACACACTGACTGCTGGCATGATTGTGAAAACCGTTGCTGGCATGCCTGTCCTTCCATGTCTCCTGATAATTAA
- a CDS encoding TauD/TfdA family dioxygenase gives MKSQALSNTTQAINKIETYGYKLFSSSDLLLAKETIKQLGKILFTTEVKVNFGSKNLVTSDRALPLHTDHHAIDYIAWQCHQQTSVGGHTLLLDTTSIIKRFSDDELDALKQIDLYEHKVFDQDKSTHPLITQTESKLFNIYFSFWLVNEQDRSHPAVKKLTQLIKISKPIKFKLQPGQLLVINNRRMLHGRTAIEGNKERHLTRHWLKAI, from the coding sequence ATGAAAAGCCAAGCCCTATCAAATACCACTCAAGCAATCAATAAAATTGAAACCTATGGTTATAAATTATTCTCATCGAGTGATTTATTACTTGCCAAGGAAACAATCAAACAACTTGGAAAGATACTTTTCACTACAGAAGTGAAGGTAAACTTCGGTTCAAAAAATCTAGTCACCTCAGACCGAGCATTACCTTTACATACTGACCATCACGCCATCGACTATATCGCCTGGCAATGCCATCAACAGACTTCAGTTGGCGGACATACTCTGTTGCTAGACACAACATCAATCATTAAACGGTTTTCCGACGATGAGCTTGATGCACTAAAACAAATTGACCTGTACGAGCACAAGGTTTTTGACCAGGATAAAAGCACTCACCCATTAATTACTCAAACTGAAAGTAAACTATTCAACATTTACTTTTCATTTTGGTTGGTTAATGAACAAGATCGATCTCATCCTGCTGTTAAAAAACTCACCCAGCTAATAAAAATTTCTAAACCTATTAAATTCAAGCTACAACCTGGGCAGTTATTAGTCATTAATAACCGACGAATGCTACATGGAAGAACTGCAATTGAAGGCAACAAGGAGCGACATTTAACACGACACTGGCTTAAAGCTATTTGA
- a CDS encoding DUF1156 domain-containing protein, with protein sequence MSNAREYKIYSPKKLIEVALPLDDINVAAAREKSIRHGHPSTLHLWWARRPLAAARAVIFAQMVNDPGYQQDSGFKYGVNKKSAEIKREKLFQIIRDLVKWENTNNEKVLNRAREAIKESWRETCHLNRNHPQAEELFNPEKLPAFHDPFAGGGAIPLEAQRLGLESYASDLNPVAVMINKAMIEIPPKFAGQAPIGPIPELGSKGKDKIRPGKQLDEDWSGAKGLAEDVRRYGHWMREEAFKRIGHLYPKVKITNEMITERPDLKPYAEQELTVIAWLWARTVKSPNPAFSHVDVPLARSFVLSSKKGKEAWVDPVIKDGNYRFEVRSGEMPKDAIEGTVVRTGGTCILSQSAMPFTHIRAEGKAGKLSERLMAIVAEGKGGRVYLSPTQQMIDIAEKAKPEWKPEHTLPVNPRDFKTPNYGMSSFGDLFTPRQLVALTTFSDLVQEARNKAIADAKAAGMADDGLGIDGGGKGATAYGDALAVYLGFVSDKVSDYWSSICSWHSSGEKMRNTFGRQAIPMVWDYAEANPFCKSSGNWIAMVDWTTKALAHTPGNRQGFAEQQDAATQNISTNKVISTDPPYYDNIGYADLSDFFYIWMRRSLRAIYPNLFATLTVPKAEELVATPYRHGSKEKAEVFFLDGMTQAIHNMAEKGHPAFPVSIYYAFKQSETKEGSTSNTGWETFLAAVIQAGFSIDGTWPMRTEMANRMIGSGTNALASSVVLVCKKREIEAESISRREFQRELRNQMPDALEAMIGGETGATPIAPVDLAQAAIGPGMAIYSKYAAVLNQDGSKMSVHDALILINRAITDYLNPDSGNFDAGTLFCDDWFSQYGWGEGPFGEADTLARAKGTSVKGVRDAGVIEAASGKVRLLKWSEYPQNWNPTTDVRMPIWEACHQMIRMLNQQGEAAAGALLARMPECGEPIRQLAYHLYTLCERKKWAEEARAYNELIGSWHAIVAASLEAGHTQEQFGIDI encoded by the coding sequence ATGAGCAACGCCAGAGAATACAAAATTTACAGCCCCAAAAAACTCATCGAAGTAGCGCTACCGTTAGATGATATTAACGTTGCCGCCGCGCGAGAAAAATCCATTCGTCACGGCCACCCAAGTACCTTGCATTTATGGTGGGCGCGTCGGCCTTTGGCGGCAGCGCGTGCGGTGATATTTGCGCAAATGGTCAATGACCCAGGTTACCAGCAAGACAGTGGTTTTAAATACGGCGTGAATAAAAAAAGCGCAGAAATAAAGCGCGAAAAACTGTTTCAAATTATTCGCGATTTAGTGAAGTGGGAAAATACAAATAACGAAAAAGTGCTTAACCGTGCCCGCGAAGCCATTAAAGAAAGCTGGCGCGAGACCTGCCATTTAAACCGTAACCACCCGCAAGCAGAAGAATTATTTAACCCAGAAAAACTACCGGCTTTTCACGACCCCTTTGCCGGTGGTGGTGCCATTCCGTTAGAAGCACAACGCTTAGGGCTAGAAAGTTACGCCAGTGATTTAAACCCAGTGGCAGTAATGATCAACAAAGCGATGATCGAGATACCACCTAAGTTTGCGGGACAGGCACCGATTGGCCCTATTCCAGAATTGGGCTCGAAAGGTAAAGACAAAATTCGACCTGGCAAACAATTAGATGAAGATTGGAGTGGTGCTAAAGGTTTAGCCGAAGATGTTCGCCGCTATGGCCACTGGATGCGTGAAGAAGCCTTTAAGCGGATTGGGCATTTATACCCCAAAGTCAAAATCACCAATGAGATGATTACCGAACGACCAGATTTAAAGCCTTATGCAGAGCAGGAATTAACCGTAATTGCCTGGCTATGGGCGCGTACTGTAAAAAGCCCCAACCCTGCTTTTAGTCATGTGGATGTGCCTTTGGCTCGTTCATTCGTGCTATCAAGTAAAAAGGGTAAGGAAGCTTGGGTTGATCCTGTAATAAAAGATGGCAATTATCGCTTTGAAGTCAGATCAGGAGAAATGCCTAAAGATGCTATTGAGGGTACTGTTGTAAGAACTGGAGGTACTTGCATTCTCTCGCAGTCTGCAATGCCATTTACTCATATTCGTGCAGAAGGAAAAGCTGGGAAGTTAAGCGAAAGATTGATGGCTATAGTTGCTGAAGGCAAAGGAGGCAGAGTCTACCTTTCCCCAACTCAACAAATGATAGATATAGCAGAAAAAGCTAAACCTGAATGGAAGCCAGAACACACATTACCTGTAAATCCACGTGATTTCAAAACACCTAATTATGGTATGAGTAGTTTTGGTGATTTGTTTACCCCCCGCCAGCTTGTAGCACTAACGACTTTTTCTGATTTAGTTCAAGAAGCCAGGAACAAAGCTATTGCCGATGCCAAAGCCGCAGGCATGGCCGATGATGGATTGGGTATTGATGGTGGTGGCAAAGGAGCAACTGCTTATGGTGATGCGTTAGCGGTCTATTTGGGATTTGTGTCCGATAAAGTTTCTGATTACTGGTCTTCTATTTGTAGCTGGCATTCTTCTGGTGAAAAAATGCGAAATACATTTGGCCGTCAAGCGATTCCTATGGTTTGGGATTACGCGGAAGCAAATCCTTTTTGCAAGTCTTCTGGTAATTGGATTGCAATGGTAGATTGGACTACTAAAGCTCTAGCTCATACGCCTGGAAATAGACAAGGATTCGCTGAACAGCAGGATGCCGCGACACAAAATATAAGTACAAATAAAGTAATATCAACAGATCCTCCATATTATGACAATATTGGTTACGCCGATTTATCAGACTTTTTCTATATTTGGATGCGTCGTTCACTTCGAGCTATTTACCCTAATTTATTCGCCACTCTAACCGTACCTAAGGCCGAGGAATTAGTCGCAACACCTTATAGGCATGGTTCAAAAGAAAAAGCTGAAGTTTTCTTTTTAGATGGCATGACACAAGCCATTCATAATATGGCAGAAAAAGGTCACCCAGCTTTTCCTGTATCTATTTATTACGCATTTAAACAATCTGAAACCAAAGAAGGTAGTACATCCAATACGGGATGGGAGACCTTTTTAGCGGCGGTCATTCAAGCCGGTTTTTCGATTGATGGCACCTGGCCAATGCGCACCGAGATGGCCAACAGAATGATTGGCTCTGGCACCAATGCACTGGCATCTTCTGTCGTTTTAGTCTGCAAAAAACGTGAAATTGAAGCCGAATCCATATCCCGTCGAGAATTTCAACGCGAATTGCGCAACCAAATGCCTGATGCACTAGAAGCTATGATCGGCGGCGAAACAGGTGCCACCCCTATTGCGCCGGTGGATTTAGCCCAAGCCGCTATTGGCCCGGGTATGGCCATCTATTCCAAATACGCTGCAGTACTCAACCAAGATGGCAGTAAAATGAGTGTGCACGATGCACTGATTTTAATTAACCGCGCCATTACCGATTACCTCAACCCCGACAGCGGCAACTTTGATGCCGGCACCCTGTTTTGTGACGATTGGTTTAGTCAATATGGTTGGGGCGAAGGCCCGTTTGGTGAAGCAGATACCTTGGCCCGCGCCAAAGGCACTTCAGTAAAAGGTGTTCGCGATGCTGGTGTGATTGAAGCCGCCAGCGGCAAAGTACGCTTATTAAAATGGAGTGAATATCCACAAAACTGGAACCCCACTACTGATGTTCGCATGCCAATTTGGGAAGCGTGCCACCAAATGATTAGAATGTTGAACCAACAAGGTGAAGCTGCTGCCGGGGCATTACTGGCACGCATGCCTGAATGCGGTGAGCCAATTAGGCAGCTGGCGTACCATTTATACACTTTATGTGAGCGTAAAAAATGGGCAGAAGAAGCCCGTGCCTACAACGAGTTGATTGGTTCATGGCATGCCATTGTTGCCGCTTCACTAGAAGCAGGCCATACCCAAGAACAGTTCGGAATAGATATTTAA